In Rhizoctonia solani chromosome 6, complete sequence, the sequence actTGGTATGGTTCCTTTATTCCTGATCAtcctttccttgctcattctgagtgCGGCtttggcttccttccatttgtTGGTCAGGGTATCCGCCAATTGATCCACCTCAGGGACGTTGGTTGGCACGTTGGAGGGGTTCATCACCGGGTTTTTTCCATAGATTAGTTCAAAGGGTGTCCTCCCTGTAGACGCGTGCctggcattgttgtaagcatattctgccaagggtaaccatgtggcccagtctgaatgGTCTGCGGCTACATAGGAGCAgaggtagaattcaatgAACTGATTTACCTGTTCCGTCTGTCCATCTGActctgggtggtaggctgaggagaacaATGGCTTAATTCCCAGTCTTTGGTAGAGGGCCCTAAGGAACTTCCCTGTGAAGGTGGTTCCGCAGTCTGAGATGGTCTTGATTGGGAGtccatgaagtttccagacgtgCGTTACAAATAAGTCCGCCAACCCCTTTGCCGTGACCTTCTTTGAGGTGGGTATGAAAtgtccaaatttggaaaacaAATCAAtcatgttgtacaccactgtaatgtgggtacacgctagtggaggcaggcacttgaggccgtactactacaagcttatgtaaactaactaactaactaaggctatcctagtaccgcttaaggcggtctgctacttctatactactgcgtgggggccttaggcctgggaggtgtggtaggtgaatGTAATGGGTAAGCAACTGATACtactaggggccggctacttagctggctgactaccttctctaatgagtaagagacaaggtaaaatcaacttggagtctccaagcgatttccctgctgtatatatagacaaagcacactatctacatggtctgtgcgtgtgagagaaagaagtacagaggacaaatgagaagcgtgctgcgggctgcgcagaagcgtggatttcttctaagcgcccttggcacggcatcttggcgcggcatctcggcataataagcgccgagatcacgtgatcgaaaaacataaggtatcaagtccgtaaaaaatactaaaaataatagaaaatttgggcgattctgatggtatagttaaggaggttataacattgccccccccttaaaggctcttggcggagtcacaagcctttttcagttgtgacttgttgaagcgttggatttCCTCTTGACTAtgttccaggagttccttgggttcccatgaattgtcttctggaccgtaacctttccattttatcaggtagaaccactttccttgttgacgttttgagtcaatgatctgttcaactttgtactcttcctccccttctattgtttcagggggaggtcgttccgggaatggttgacttggtgacTCGTGGCTCTTTGATAGCAACCCAACATAGaagacgtcatggattttcagagtttctgggagttccaggcggtaggcgtggctggagattttctcaaggattttgaagggaccaagacgtttggggtccaatttgtttgaattggtcctgagttctacgttctttccatctagccagactttctCTCCTATCAAGTACTCCGGTACTGTTCCTTGGTTCCTGgtcatccgttctttgctTAGTTTGAGGGCTGACttggcttccttccattcccgggCTAGTGTGTCTGCTACATTGTCTgcctctggtacgttggctgggacgttggaagGGTTCATCACTGGGCTTCGTCCGTAGACCAGTTCAAAGGGTGTTTTTCCCGTTGCTGcgtgtttggcattattgtacgcatattcCGCCAAAGGTAACCAGGCTGCCCAATCAGAATGATCAGCTGCAACGTAGGAGCGTAGGTAAAATtcgatgaactggttgactcTTTCCGTTTGCCCATCTGACTCTGGGTGATAAGCCAAAGAGAATGCTGGTTTCACTCCAAGTCACTGGTaaagtgcccttaggaattttcccgtgaaggtagttcctctatccaagactgttttgacaggtagcccatggagtttccagacgtgggTAATGAATAGATCCGCCAGACCCCttgctgtgaccttcttggaagtggggataaaatggccaaatttggaaaaggagtctATTACCACCAGTATAGCGTTGTGACCTTGGGACTTGGGAAACCCTGTAATGAAGTCAtaagagatggtgtggaacggataagggggaacttctaggggtttaaGGGCGATGACAGGAGCATGAGCgcgttggttggcttggcagatagggcaacattctacccattctttggctgtAGACTTCATGccaggccaccagtagttacaaCTTAGGAGTTCGAGGGTTCTTTGCTgacctggatgtcctgctaggggggagtcgtggaattctCTGAGGAGTCTTTCCTTCAGGGGTTCATTGTCTGGAATTACCAATTTTCCCCGGTACCAgaggaggtcctcttcccagtcgTAATCCTTGTACGCCTTCCTTATTGATGGGGGAGCATTGTCGGCATCCTTGgtcaggaactggatgatggaaTCCAGGGAGGGATCTTCCCTTAGTTTGGAACGtacttctgtgacaatctccagttcttcctgagatgtgtttgcaaagacttctgctggaagcatgacttctggttctgagGGGTTGTCAACATAGTCTGATCGCCTGGACAATGCGTCTGGCTTTCccgactgtttccctggttggtagtggatttcaaaattgaagttgctcaggaatatgcgccatcttGCGTGTCGCCGGttgaatgtccttgcctgcatccagtattctaaGTTCCAATGGTCTGTGAACACCTGTACTGGTTTATCCGTTGCCTCCAGgaatatcctccattctTCCAGTGCCTTAATAattgccaggagctccttattgtgggtgtcataattagcttCTGCACTggagaaggacttggacatgtaaGCAATTGGGTGAAGGCGGTTATCCTCCCCTCGTTGGCTtaggatggctcccatagctactcctgACGCATTGGTTTCCAGGTAATACGGTTGGTCAGGTTTGGAGTGGATAAGGACCGGGGACTTAGTAACCAGAGATTTCAACTCCCGAAAcgcctcttcttcttggatTTCCCACGTCCATGGGGTTTCCTTCTTTGTGAGATTGTGGAGGGGACGGgcaaccaagctgaaattgggaatgaagcgcctaaggtagttgacaaaccctaggaaggcttggacctgttTAACGGTTTTGGGCGTGGGCCAGGTAGTGacggcctcaatcttcttttggtccattgagaaccCAGCTGGGGaaatgacaatgccaaggtaatctactgtcgtaacatggaagtggcacttagagagtttacagaacagCTGATTCCTCAATAGCCGTGATAGgacctccctgacatgggttgggtggtccttggggtcttccaagaagatcaggatgtcatccaagtagatcaccacagtgacgtcgatgaggtccctaaacagattgttcatgaagtgttggaacgctgcgggggcattggtaagaccaaagggcatcacTAGGTACTCAAATAGGCCGTATTTAGTCCTAaaagctgtcttccattcatcaccttccttgatccaaacGTTATTATAGccccagcgtaagtccaattttgtgaagaccttggcatgcctaagtttagccatgaggtcgtcCTGCCTTGGTAAGGGATATACATTCTTATGGGTAAcgtcattcaacttcctgtaatcaacaaccagcCTGAGGGAACCAttggcctttttgacaaacattacTGGAGCGCCAGcagaggaggtactaggacggattttgcctgtggccagttcttcatcaatatgCTGCTTTAGCGCTCTTGATTCTGCGTCGGTCATTCCGTAAATTGGCCCGGGGGAAAGTTTGGCATTGGGAATAAGGTCTATTGCAATATCGTATTCCCTGTGAGGGGgtaggaccttaaattcttctttgccaaatactttagcaaactcatggtactgaggggggaggtctgctagAGGATCtgggtccgcttcttccttggaggcaatttgtgcttgttcagggaaggtgacTGTCCCTTGATGCCAATCAATGAGTGGGGATTCTGATGTGAGCCAAGTCATTCCTAGGATAGCGGAGGTGTTCCCAATGGGGCAGactaggaaaggaatggagtgtttatggccattggccaaaaccgcgagttgaacctggtgccatatgcaaccagtctgggaaattgtaccatctaacattctcacaactcgtggattttcaagctgggtttttggtattttatatttttccacaatcaagggggagatgaagttcaatgtggctcctgagtcaatgagAGTTTTAAGGTGTTCCGTTGGGAAGTTGTGTAGTTTGAGATTGATAAATAAAAGAGGCTTCTTATTTGAGTCTAGAGCCAAAGATACAAATTTGCAATccaatacatgcacatctaaTTTAGGGACCAGGGACTTGacggtagtccttggccttagtcttttcccaacccttcctcttctgctaCCTTGGCCACTTCCTTGATCGTGGCTTTCCAACCAttagggcattgtttgatgccatgccctttttggccgcacttgacgcaaaggccagatgcgcggcggcggtccctttcttccggggtgacgtagttgggatcctcggataggcggaccctggtggtagtggtggaggtagtgGCCGCGGTGGCCAAGGGCTTGGCAGGGAGCTTCTTGGgacggttctccttgttctccCGACAAATGTTGTCAATCTTGATGGAGGCAGCAAAGATAGCCTCTAACTCGTCGGGAATACTGTCTTTGGTAGACAGgagttctttgaccttccagtgaagactgcgtgtgaattgggcaatatatgcctccttgttccagttgagttccgccatgagattgcggaattcCGTGACATACTCCAacgtggttgtggtctgagtcaacgcggcaatcttcctggcagccgcccttttggcatcagggtctgcaaatgcctccttaaatttggccgttaaggccgggatggtggtCGGCgggttgcccttgcccttgatgatggctccTATGACAGGGAGTGCCCAATCGGCTGCCTtttctgtcatgtggtaaagtatccacacaaccatttgctcctccttgtcaaattggtccctgtgTAGGGCCACCCAGAGCAGCATGCGGTCCAGCCATTGCgtggccttgcgtcccctAATGTCTCCTTTATAAGGGttggggaggtccatcttgggtctttttacgctggaccctgcgtcaaagggggtgagggagctgagtgACCGCCTAGGCGTTCCctgaggctcttttttggttgccttggctcttctttctccttggagtcaaaccctgtaccccttgaagggcggaagggagccttgagcccaggcctaaccgtgcctggagtgtgggtttcccctcctgagtgggtaggaggggtgacaggcccagttgatgggccaggcttggtttgggctccgccctggtccttgtcaccaacaaggttgttggtttccttgcatatagCGGTGAGCTGTgtgatttgcttgccttgtgatttgatttggtcctgcaaggacccgactgtggctgtgagggctgtgatagccttgaggagagcggtaagggacggctctggttccatccttggcaagtcttgcaaagggggagatgcgctgcaagagggtggtagggagtgggttggaacgGAGCGTCTAGAGGAGCGACTGGAGGgacaggagtatgggtgtggggcgccagagcgtgtggaagGAATATtggagacggcgtgggggaagtggtgcctatatcaggacttatgggcggtttttgtgtagtgtgggcgctaaacctttgcgtcaagcacctagc encodes:
- a CDS encoding Retrotransposable element Tf2 protein, giving the protein MIDLFSKFGHFIPTSKKVTAKGLADLFVTHVWKLHGLPIKTISDCGTTFTGKFLRALYQRLGIKPLFSSAYHPESDGQTEQVNQFIEFYLCSYVAADHSDWATWLPLAEYAYNNARHASTGRTPFELIYGKNPVMNPSNVPTNVPEVDQLADTLTNKWKEAKAALRMSKERMIRNKGTIPIWLDGKNMELRTNSNKLDPKRLGPFEILEKISSHTYCLKLPETLKIHNIFYVGLLSKVHESPNQPFPKRPPPETIEGEEEYKVEQIIDSKRQQGKWFYLIKWKGYGPKVLHSQELYHWIRLFFLLF
- a CDS encoding Retrotransposable element Tf2 protein, with the protein product MEPEPSLTALLKAITALTATVGSLQDQIKSQGKQITQLTAICKETNNLVGDKDQGGAQTKPGPSTGPVTPPTHSGGETHTPGTVRPGLKAPFRPSRGTGFDSKEKEEPRQPKKSLRERLGGSSVKRPKMDLPNPYKGDIRGRKATQWLDRMLLWVALHRDQFDKEEQMVVWILYHMTEKAADWALPVIGAIIKGKGNPPTTIPALTAKFKEAFADPDAKRAAARKIAALTQTTTTLEYVTEFRNLMAELNWNKEAYIAQFTRSLHWKVKELLSTKDSIPDELEAIFAASIKIDNICRENKENRPKKLPAKPLATAATTSTTTTRVRLSEDPNYVTPEERDRRRASGLCVKCGQKGHGIKQCPNGWKATIKEVAKSLVPKLDVHVLDCKFVSLALDSNKKPLLFINLKLHNFPTEHLKTLIDSGATLNFISPLIVEKYKIPKTQLENPRVVRMLDGTISQTGCIWHQVQLAVLANGHKHSIPFLVCPIGNTSAILGMTWLTSESPLIDWHQGTVTFPEQAQIASKEEADPDPLADLPPQYHEFAKVFGKEEFKVLPPHREYDIAIDLIPNAKLSPGPIYGMTDAESRALKQHIDEELATGKIRPSTSSAGAPVMFVKKANGSLRLVVDYRKLNDVTHKNVYPLPRQDDLMAKLRHAKVFTKLDLRWGYNNVWIKEGDEWKTAFRTKYGLFEYLVMPFGLTNAPAAFQHFMNNLFRDLIDVTVVIYLDDILIFLEDPKDHPTHVREVLSRLLRNQLFCKLSKCHFHVTTVDYLGIVISPAGFSMDQKKIEAVTTWPTPKTVKQVQAFLGFVNYLRRFIPNFSLVARPLHNLTKKETPWTWEIQEEEAFRELKSLVTKSPVLIHSKPDQPYYLETNASGVAMGAILSQRGEDNRLHPIAYMSKSFSSAEANYDTHNKELLAIIKALEEWRIFLEATDKPVQVFTDHWNLEYWMQARTFNRRHARWRIFLSNFNFEIHYQPGKQSGKPDALSRRSDYVDNPSEPEVMLPAEVFANTSQEELEIVTEVRSKLREDPSLDSIIQFLTKDADNAPPSIRKAYKDYDWEEDLLWYRGKLVIPDNEPLKERLLREFHDSPLAGHPGQQRTLELLSCNYWWPGMKSTAKEWVECCPICQANQRAHAPVIALKPLEVPPYPFHTISYDFITGFPKSQGHNAILVVIDSFSKFGHFIPTSKKVTARGLADLFITHVWKLHGLPVKTVLDRGTTFTGKFLRALYQVNQFIEFYLRSYVAADHSDWAAWLPLAEYAYNNAKHAATGKTPFELVYGRSPVMNPSNVPANVPEADNVADTLAREWKEAKSALKLSKERMTRNQGTVPEYLIGEKVWLDGKNVELRTNSNKLDPKRLGPFKILEKISSHAYRLELPETLKIHDVFYVGLLSKSHESPSQPFPERPPPETIEGEEEYKVEQIIDSKRQQGKWFYLIKWKGYGPEDNSWEPKELLEHSQEEIQRFNKSQLKKACDSAKSL